A single window of Acetohalobium arabaticum DSM 5501 DNA harbors:
- the hutH gene encoding histidine ammonia-lyase, with protein sequence MKEVILDGSRLSLYDVIEVARNHKPVKLDDEAKERVKSSRAVVDKFVEREEVVYGITTGFGELSEVFIAKDKTEELQENLICSHSCGVGDCFEEEVVRTIMLLRANALAKGVSGIRLDTLQLLINMINEGVHPVIPEKGSLGASGDLAPLAHMVLVMINRGEAFYQGERITGKEAMEQAGIEPVQLKAKEGLALINGTQVMTAVGALVVYDAINLAKMADISAALTLEALKGITDPFDKRVHEVRSHKYQMTTARDLLRLTEGSDLTTRQGELRVQDAYTLRCLPQIHGASKDAIEYVKKKVDIEMNSATDNPLIFVEEEDVISGGNFHGQPMALGFDFLGTAIAELANVSERRIERLVNPNLSGLPAFLVNNEGVNSGFMITQYVAASLVSENKVSAHPASVDSIPSSANQEDHVSMGTIAARKAKDILYNTSRVLAIELLAAVQAIDLVNPDGKNLGKGTAAAYQKVREKIDKLDEDRVMYEDINQSVDLIKEEKIIQAVEQEIGELNKEL encoded by the coding sequence GTGAAAGAAGTTATTCTTGATGGAAGTAGATTAAGTTTATATGATGTTATAGAAGTTGCTAGGAATCATAAACCAGTAAAATTAGATGATGAAGCAAAAGAGAGAGTAAAGAGTTCAAGAGCAGTAGTAGATAAATTTGTAGAACGAGAAGAAGTTGTTTATGGAATTACTACAGGTTTTGGAGAATTAAGTGAAGTCTTTATTGCTAAAGATAAGACAGAAGAACTACAGGAGAATTTAATCTGTAGTCATTCTTGTGGAGTAGGGGATTGTTTTGAAGAAGAAGTAGTTAGAACTATTATGTTATTGAGGGCTAATGCTTTAGCTAAAGGTGTATCAGGAATTAGATTGGATACTTTACAATTATTAATAAATATGATTAATGAAGGAGTGCATCCGGTTATTCCTGAAAAAGGGTCTTTAGGGGCCAGTGGAGACTTGGCACCGTTAGCTCATATGGTATTAGTCATGATTAATAGAGGAGAAGCTTTCTATCAGGGAGAACGAATAACTGGTAAAGAAGCTATGGAGCAGGCAGGTATAGAACCGGTACAGCTTAAAGCTAAAGAGGGATTGGCTCTAATTAATGGTACACAAGTTATGACGGCTGTAGGAGCATTAGTTGTTTATGATGCTATTAATTTGGCTAAAATGGCTGATATTTCTGCTGCACTAACTTTAGAGGCGCTGAAAGGAATAACTGATCCTTTCGATAAACGAGTACATGAAGTGCGTTCTCACAAGTATCAAATGACTACAGCTCGGGACTTATTACGTCTTACAGAAGGAAGTGATTTGACAACTAGACAAGGTGAGCTGCGGGTTCAAGATGCTTATACATTAAGATGTCTTCCTCAGATTCATGGTGCTTCCAAAGATGCTATTGAGTATGTAAAAAAGAAGGTTGATATCGAGATGAATTCTGCTACCGATAATCCTTTGATTTTTGTCGAGGAAGAGGATGTTATTTCAGGTGGTAATTTCCATGGACAACCTATGGCTTTAGGATTTGACTTTTTAGGTACAGCAATAGCAGAATTAGCAAATGTGTCGGAACGGAGAATTGAACGATTAGTAAATCCTAATTTAAGCGGTTTGCCGGCTTTTTTAGTTAATAATGAAGGTGTAAATTCTGGTTTTATGATTACTCAATATGTAGCAGCTTCTTTAGTATCTGAAAATAAAGTATCAGCTCATCCTGCTAGTGTCGATTCAATACCTTCTTCTGCTAATCAAGAAGATCATGTAAGTATGGGTACTATTGCTGCTCGTAAAGCAAAAGATATTCTATATAATACTAGTAGAGTATTAGCAATTGAATTATTAGCTGCAGTTCAAGCAATCGATTTAGTTAATCCTGATGGTAAGAATTTAGGTAAAGGAACAGCCGCTGCCTATCAAAAAGTTAGAGAAAAAATTGATAAATTAGACGAAGATAGAGTAATGTATGAAGATATTAATCAAAGTGTTGATTTAATTAAAGAAGAGAAGATAATACAAGCAGTAGAACAAGAAATAGGAGAATTAAATAAGGAATTATAA
- a CDS encoding YfcC family protein, protein MANEGVVEKNENEKKFKAPDAIVLIVALLIVTSIFTYLLPAGEYNRIVDPETGRKIVEVGSYHQVADRAVSAWGLLQSIPKGMNKAASIINFLLIIGGIFGILEATGSIEKLMSLAINKLKGKERLVVPVILTAWALGGAIIGNFEESLAFIPLQITLTLALGFDSILGVALALCGVGVGYVAAILNPFTVGIAQEIAGVPMFSGVGFRAVVFITFVAVTIIYLYRYAGKIKDNPELSPVYEIDKDSPYIDSDLHDEEVGFTTKHKLVLTVFILGIGVLIYGVMQHGFYLTKIAAVFVGMGAMMGIVGGLDINEIVDGFVEGAHNLLYASIVVGFARAITVVMSDGKILDVIIHGMASMMSGLPKSLSAVGMFFLQMVINLFVSSGSGQAVLSMPIMAPLADVFELTRQTAVLAFQFGDGITNLVTPTSGALMAALAIGKIPWGKWIKWFAPLFMIWVSLASIFMFIAVKMSF, encoded by the coding sequence ATGGCAAATGAAGGGGTAGTAGAAAAAAATGAAAATGAGAAAAAATTCAAGGCACCAGATGCAATTGTATTAATTGTAGCATTGTTAATAGTAACATCTATTTTTACTTATCTATTGCCAGCTGGAGAATATAATAGAATTGTCGATCCTGAAACAGGAAGAAAGATTGTTGAAGTAGGTAGTTATCATCAAGTAGCAGATAGAGCAGTATCTGCCTGGGGATTACTACAATCAATACCAAAGGGGATGAATAAAGCTGCATCAATTATAAATTTCTTGCTGATTATCGGAGGTATATTTGGGATATTAGAAGCGACAGGAAGTATTGAAAAATTGATGAGTTTGGCCATTAATAAATTAAAGGGTAAAGAAAGGTTAGTAGTCCCTGTAATATTGACGGCGTGGGCTTTAGGGGGAGCTATAATTGGAAATTTTGAAGAAAGTTTAGCTTTTATACCACTGCAAATAACACTTACGTTAGCATTAGGATTTGATTCTATATTAGGTGTTGCTCTAGCTTTATGTGGTGTTGGTGTAGGATATGTAGCGGCGATATTAAATCCATTTACTGTAGGGATTGCACAAGAAATTGCAGGTGTGCCTATGTTTAGTGGGGTTGGATTCAGAGCAGTAGTGTTTATAACCTTTGTAGCAGTGACTATTATTTATCTTTATAGATATGCCGGAAAGATTAAAGATAATCCTGAATTGAGTCCAGTTTATGAAATTGATAAAGACAGTCCTTATATAGATAGTGATCTTCATGATGAAGAAGTAGGATTTACAACAAAACATAAATTAGTATTAACTGTATTTATCTTGGGTATAGGTGTATTAATTTACGGAGTGATGCAACATGGATTCTACTTAACAAAAATTGCAGCCGTATTTGTTGGTATGGGGGCTATGATGGGAATCGTTGGTGGCCTGGATATTAATGAAATTGTTGATGGATTTGTTGAAGGTGCTCATAATTTACTTTATGCATCAATAGTAGTTGGGTTTGCAAGGGCAATTACAGTTGTTATGTCAGATGGTAAAATATTAGATGTAATCATTCATGGTATGGCAAGTATGATGTCAGGTCTTCCTAAAAGTTTGAGTGCTGTAGGAATGTTCTTTCTACAAATGGTAATAAATTTATTTGTATCTTCAGGTAGTGGGCAAGCTGTATTAAGCATGCCTATTATGGCTCCATTAGCAGATGTATTTGAACTCACAAGACAAACTGCAGTACTTGCATTCCAATTTGGAGATGGAATTACTAATTTAGTTACTCCAACTTCAGGGGCTTTAATGGCAGCGCTGGCAATAGGAAAAATACCTTGGGGGAAATGGATAAAATGGTTTGCACCGTTATTTATGATTTGGGTTTCCTTAGCTTCAATATTTATGTTTATAGCTGTTAAAATGTCATTTTAA